The Streptomyces sp. cg36 genomic interval CGCGCAGCGCCCTCAACCAGATGCCCGAGTGGGCCGCACTGGGCAAGCACCGCGAGCAGTTGGGCGACACCCATCTGCGCGAGCTCTTCGCCGCCGACCCCGGCCGGGGCACCGGCTACACCCTGGCCGTCGGCGACCTCCATCTCGACTACTCGAAGCACCTCGTCACCGACGAGACGCTGGCGCTGCTGCGCGAACTCGCCGTGGCGACCGACGTGGCCGGGCTGCGGGACGCGATGTTCCGCGGCGAGAAGATCAACACCACCGAGGACCGGGCGGTGCTGCACACCGCCCTGCGCGCCCCGCGCGACGCGGTGATCGAGGTCGACGGCGAGAACGTGGTGCCGGGTGTGCACGCGGTGCTCGACAAGATGGCCGACTTCTCCGAGCGGGTGCGCGCGGGCCGGTGGACCGGGCACACCGGCAAGCGGATCAGGAACGTCGTCAACATCGGCATCGGCGGCTCCGACCTCGGTCCGGCGATGGCGTACGAGGCGCTGCGCTCCTTCGCCGACCGGGATCTGACGGTCCGTTTCGTCTCCAACGTGGACGGCGCCGATCTGCACGAGGCCGTCCGCGACCTGGACCCGGCCGAGACGCTCTTCATCATCGCCTCCAAGACCTTCACGACCATTGAGACCATCACCAACGCCACCTCCGCGCGCAGCTGGCTGCTCACCGGGCTGAACGCCGGTCAGGAAGCCGTCGCCAAGCACTTCGTGGCCCTCTCCACCAACGCGGAGAAGGTCGAGGACTTCGGCATCGACACGGCCAACATGTTCGAGTTCTGGGACTGGGTCGGCGGGCGCTACTCGTTCGACTCGGCGATCGGCCTCTCGCTGATGATCGCCATCGGCCCGGACCGGTTCCGTGAACTGCTCGACGGCTTCCACCTCGTCGACGAGCACTTCCGCACCGCGCCCCCCGAGGAGAACGCACCGCTCCTGCTCGGCCTGCTCGGCGTCTGGTACGGGGCGTTCTTCGACGCGCAGTCGCACGCGGTCCTGCCCTACAGCCACTATCTGTCGAAGTTCACGGCCTACCTCCAGCAGCTGGACATGGAGTCCAACGGCAAGTCGGTGGACCGCGACGGCAACCCGGTGCGCTGGCAGACCGGCCCGGTCGTCTGGGGCACCCCCGGCACCAACGGCCAGCACGCCTACTACCAGCTGATCCACCAGGGCACCAAGGTCATCCCCGCCGACTTCATCGGCTTCGCCGAGCCGGTCGCCGACCTGCTGCCCGGCCTGGTCGCCCAGCACGACCTGCTGATGGCCAACTTCTTCGCCCAAACGCAGGCGCTGGCGTTCGGCAAGACCCCGGAGGAGGTGCGCGCCGAGGGCGTGGCCGAGGAGCTGGTGCCGCACAAGACGTTCCTCGGCAACCACCCCACGACCACGGTCCTGGCCAAGGAGCTCACGCCCTCCGTCCTCGGCCAGCTGATCGCGCTCTACGAGCACAAGGTGTTCGTCCAGGGCGCCGTCTGGAACATCGACTCCTTCGACCAGTGGGGCGTGGAGCTGGGCAAGGTCCTCGCCAAGCGCGTCGAGCCCGCGCTGACCCAGGGGGCGGACGTACCGGGCCTGGACGCCTCCAGCAAGGCCCTGGTCGCCAAGTACCGCGCGCTGCGGGGGCGTTGATCCCGCAAAGCGACGGGCCCGGCCCACCGTGAGGTGGACCGGGCCCGCCCGGCTCAGCGCCCGGACCTCACGGCGAAGCCGGCGGGTACAGGGCGCGCGGCAGCTGCGAGGCCGCCGCCGAGTCCAGCAGCCACAGGGTGCGGCCACGGCCGTACGCACCCGCGGCCGGGGCCTGGACCTCGCCCGCGCCGGACAGGGCGATGGCCGCGGCCCGCGCCTTGTCCTCGCCCGCCGCGAGCAGCCACACCTCGCGGGCCGACCGGATCGCCGGCAGGGTCAGGGAGACCCGCACCGGCGGCGGTTTGGGCGCGCCGTGCACCCCGACCACCGTCCGCTCCTGCTCGCGCACCCCGGGCAGCTCCGGGAAGAGCGAGGCCACATGGGTGTCGGGGCCGACGCCCAGCATCAGCACGTCGAACGCCGGGACGTCGCCGTGGTCCTCGGGGCCGGCCGCGGCGGCCAGCTCCTCGGCGTAGGCAGCGGCGGCGGCGTCCACGTCCGAGCCGTACGGCCCGTCCGAGGCGGGCATGGCGTGCACCCGCCGCGGGTCCACCGGCACCGCGTCCAGCAGCGCCGCGCGGGCCTGCGTGACATTGCGCTCCGGGTCGCCCTCGGGCAGGAACCGCTCGTCGCCCCACCACAGGTCGAGCCGCGACCAGTCGATCGCGTCCCGGGCGGGGGAGGAGGCGAGGGCCGCGAGCAGCCCGTTGCCGTTGCGCCCGCCGGTGAGGACCACCGACGCCGAGCCGCGCGCGGCCTGGGCGTCCACCACCTTCGTGATCAGCCGGGCCGCCGCGGCCTGCGCCATCAGCTCCTTGTCGCGGTGGACGACGAGCTGAGGGGTGTTCACTTGGCCGCCGCCTTCTTGGCCGGGGCCTTCTTCGCGGCGGGCTTGGCCTCGGCTGCCTCCGGCTGCGGGCCGGACCCGGCGGCCTGCGCCGCGGCCTCCTCGGCCTGCGCCGGGACCGGCTCGCCCAGCCGGTCCACACCGAACTTCAGCGCGGAGGCGTAGGTGTCGTCCGGGTCCAGGCGCCGCAGCTCCTCGGCGATCAGCTCGGCCGTCTCGCGGCGCTTGAGCGCCACCGCGCGGTCCGGCTGGCCCTGCATGGAGAGCGTGGCCAGCGAGCCGTCGGCCCGGTCCAGGACGATCGGCCCGCAGTCCGTCTCCATCCGGACGGCGGTGAGCCCGGGCCCGGACGAGAGGGAACGGCGCACCGGCACGTCCAGCCGGTCCGCGAGCCACATGGCGAGCAGCTCGCAGCTCGGGTTGAACTCCTCGCCCTCCACCTCGACCGAGGTCACCTTGCACGACACCTGGTCGAGCGCCGCGGCCAGCATCGAACGCCAGGGCGTGATGCGGGTCCACGACAGGTCGGTGTCGCCCGGGGTGTAGGTCTCGGCGCGGGCGGTCAGCTCGTGGATGGGCTGCTCGGCCGCGTAGGTGTCGGTGACCCGGCGCTGGGCCAGCGAGCCCAGCGGGTCGTTGGTGGGGTCCAGCGGCGCGTTGACCGGCCACCAGACGACGACGGGCGCGTCCGGCAGCAGCAGCGGCAGCACCACGGACTGGGCGTGGTCGGAGACCTCGCCGTAGAGCCGCAGGATGACCGTCTCGCCGGTGCCCGCGTCCGCCCCGACCCGCACCTCGGCGTCGAGCCGCGACTGGGTGCGGTCGCGGGGGGTGCGCGAGACCCGCTTGATGACGACCAGGGTGCGCGAGGGGTGCTCGCGCGAGGCGTCGCTGGCGGCACGGAGCGCGTCGTACGCGTTCTCCTCGTCGGTGACGATGACCAGGGTCAGGACCATGCCGACGGCGGGGGTGCCGATGGCGCGGCGGCCCTGGACGAGCGCCTTGTTGATCTTGCTGGCCGTGGTGTCCGTAAGGTCGATCTTCATGGCCGGCGCCAGCTCCGTCCGTCTCGTGCGAGCATTTCGTCCGCCTCGACCGGGCCCCAGGTGCCCGACGCGTACTGCGCGGGCTTGCCGTGGGTGTCCCAGTACCGCTCGATCGGGTCGAGGATCTTCCAGGACAGCTCGACCTCCTCCAGGCGCGGGAAGAGGTTGGAGTCGCCGAGCAGGACGTCGAGGATGAGCCTCTCGTACGCCTCCGGGCTGGACTCGGTGAAGGACTCGCCGTAGGCGAAGTCCATCGAGACGTCCCGGACCTCCATCGA includes:
- the pgl gene encoding 6-phosphogluconolactonase, yielding MNTPQLVVHRDKELMAQAAAARLITKVVDAQAARGSASVVLTGGRNGNGLLAALASSPARDAIDWSRLDLWWGDERFLPEGDPERNVTQARAALLDAVPVDPRRVHAMPASDGPYGSDVDAAAAAYAEELAAAAGPEDHGDVPAFDVLMLGVGPDTHVASLFPELPGVREQERTVVGVHGAPKPPPVRVSLTLPAIRSAREVWLLAAGEDKARAAAIALSGAGEVQAPAAGAYGRGRTLWLLDSAAASQLPRALYPPASP
- the pgi gene encoding glucose-6-phosphate isomerase; this translates as MNTNKGQARSALNQMPEWAALGKHREQLGDTHLRELFAADPGRGTGYTLAVGDLHLDYSKHLVTDETLALLRELAVATDVAGLRDAMFRGEKINTTEDRAVLHTALRAPRDAVIEVDGENVVPGVHAVLDKMADFSERVRAGRWTGHTGKRIRNVVNIGIGGSDLGPAMAYEALRSFADRDLTVRFVSNVDGADLHEAVRDLDPAETLFIIASKTFTTIETITNATSARSWLLTGLNAGQEAVAKHFVALSTNAEKVEDFGIDTANMFEFWDWVGGRYSFDSAIGLSLMIAIGPDRFRELLDGFHLVDEHFRTAPPEENAPLLLGLLGVWYGAFFDAQSHAVLPYSHYLSKFTAYLQQLDMESNGKSVDRDGNPVRWQTGPVVWGTPGTNGQHAYYQLIHQGTKVIPADFIGFAEPVADLLPGLVAQHDLLMANFFAQTQALAFGKTPEEVRAEGVAEELVPHKTFLGNHPTTTVLAKELTPSVLGQLIALYEHKVFVQGAVWNIDSFDQWGVELGKVLAKRVEPALTQGADVPGLDASSKALVAKYRALRGR
- the opcA gene encoding glucose-6-phosphate dehydrogenase assembly protein OpcA, with amino-acid sequence MKIDLTDTTASKINKALVQGRRAIGTPAVGMVLTLVIVTDEENAYDALRAASDASREHPSRTLVVIKRVSRTPRDRTQSRLDAEVRVGADAGTGETVILRLYGEVSDHAQSVVLPLLLPDAPVVVWWPVNAPLDPTNDPLGSLAQRRVTDTYAAEQPIHELTARAETYTPGDTDLSWTRITPWRSMLAAALDQVSCKVTSVEVEGEEFNPSCELLAMWLADRLDVPVRRSLSSGPGLTAVRMETDCGPIVLDRADGSLATLSMQGQPDRAVALKRRETAELIAEELRRLDPDDTYASALKFGVDRLGEPVPAQAEEAAAQAAGSGPQPEAAEAKPAAKKAPAKKAAAK